The nucleotide sequence taattaaaataataaaggcatttaagtaattaagttgtgattgaccatgatgttttatatggtgcttgtgatgcatagtaactattgGTGTTAATAGTAAGTCTTAGAAGCAagtggttgtatgcaactaattaaattattgctttatcattcaaataaatggcagcatgtatagttttggttgtgtggatgatttcatattgataatggccttttctgtaaaatttgttaataacaaagttgtatataacttacttatataccttgtgttaaatgttcatggtcataggcctaaGGGTTTAAGAGGTTTGGTTGTTAGAAGTTTGCTATCCAAAAATATTTACTTTCTAGATAGATTTGATTAActaaattgtttgacctagataactattgaataaccttaagagtattaaaaaaaagttgtagacaatttcataatctttccagaatgtccacaaccatataattttgatgtatataactaaagttatggttaaaacgagtAGCTATTGTTTTATAGTTCGGTAAACAAATGGCAGAAGTATTTGCTTAAgcaatagagaagagatatgcacctactcggtagaaTAGGATGCACGTGTTATTACTTTAATACTATGCTGTTGAAAATACTTATGAgtatgcattcatcatgttttatcgtattatacgtgtcatcatacatgcattcgtGATGTCTTAttacatgatcatgcatatagaatCGACTGAGGTGATAATGTTGCTgaaattcaacgaagaagaggaaggggaccagtaggagactcctcaagccgtagctccatgagaagaggagtagactcctgaagagctccctgagtgcccTAATCACCGACCCACCtccttcctcaaaggcaagccccgaagcattctaagtctcccagtgttttacaaaatactatttgagttctttatgattgatgcattaggttataagagttgactggaaacacttgatgcatggaactaccttgtctagatatatacacctttaaccctatgtaggttcaggatcgaatatatgcttagccatgcttagaccggtagaagtcgggtgatttcctgtcacctacgagatataggtggataccgaagcacggttggctatatttgctatcgtggaaaagaaccatggggtgatataaatggaggccgggcagagtctatgtgtaggttgactcatgtgatttcgtctgtgccgattaaggaccgtactgttattggcacttttgacaagattgaacgcatgcctatcacttagctggccggataactcgttctgaccgcgaagccgagtagctcaactcaagccgggccctgctctgttagagtgcgcactctggatggtagaaaggatgtgcggggagccaaacatgagcccaagggcaggccgggcctgaacgtcctggcagctggttgtcctagattgtgcggcgctgggcgaacccgtaaaatgtggacttgagttgtaccaaaggtgacctaaggtgatcgttgatctgatatgcctaggtttgtgttaggaataaatttctagctggttgaaatctattcgaatcgtcgtctctcccggatagtgagaaacttggctagccccaactttgtagtaattgtattatagaatgtgatggttcggataaacatggaattactacaccagctatggttactattgtatgctcctaaaatgatatatcacatgtttgccacaggatagttgctaatctagagatgaatagctataattaacttgatgacctaaGTACaactgtataactgagttaatcgttttttatgcaaaaatattgtcaagctacctccacttataaagccttgcataatccttagagtcaatttatttctggtttatgagggataagtctagctgagtaccttctcgtactcagggttttattcccattgttgcaaatggtaccgtctatcacggctattgcaagaattaCTTCTATCccgtcgtggatgaggagtgagccttgggcaggcatctttaataatccctcttatatgcttttgtggatggtgatcatatgttggcactgtatttgaactatgttggcaaatgttactttcgaactttaatttgcttttgctactatctatcgaacttggtttgtaataactctatttcgtactctgatgaataaACTATATCTGTGAatcttatgtaacatgtgacatgtatgttgaatcatgtacgatcttggttgtatgtggatcgtttatcgagacccgtcgtggtactcgatggactactgggtttatatgggttcaagtatgacattgcgactgcttgcgggctgccattgtacttgtgctcttataaattggtcggttctgtgacaatgTTCAACAGCTCGGATGGCATATTCAACAGCTCGGATGCCTGTTTCAACAGCTTGGCTACCAGTCAATCTGGACAGACTCCTGTTTTTGATGACCGGCGACTAGCGGGACTTCTCggataagctcaagacggcgttgctcgATGGATACAagacgctcagggactagctgtggaggtATAACCCCTGATGCCCATAGGGCTACACATGGGtcgagccgctaggggaggccaAGCCCACGAGACCACGCAGGGGCCGCGTTGCCAGTTGAGGCCCAGCGTGCAAGGCGACACCGCGTGAAGTACGACATAAGTCATCGTGCCTCGTAAGACTGCGTGAAGATCCTCGAAGATCTAGGAAATCTGCTCGGATATGCTATATTACTGTGATATCTTTAACTTCCTATTTTGtaaaccgatcaggatagaaacaaccgatctaTAGCCCTATATAagacgggtagggaccccctcattttcatcgaaccatacgcaatacaatccacgaagacacaggacgtagggtgttacgtcaagccgacggcccgaacctgtctaatcgttgtctcttgcgttctgcgTCACCATCCGGTTTCCTCACGCGCACcttcaccgattcatctactaccgtaggCATACCTCTCGATAGACTACCGACCAGATTTTGTCGACACCAAGGCCTCAACTTAAACTTTAAactagaaaaaaaacaaaacttGCTCTGGTATAAGGTGTGTAGTCAGTGGCATGGTGGAAAAAAATTTCACAACTCTACGATGAGTTTAAAAACATGTGTTTCTAGAGTATCTCTTGAGTTGCTCTACAAAACATGAAGTTGGGGTCCAGCTCGTCTTTTTCTTGGAACGTAGTTCTTGGAGTTAGACTTATTTGGTTAAATAAATTAAGAgcagagaaaaaaaaaaaaaaaaaactggagcTCCACATACACCTTCGGTTTATCCGGTGCTCTACTTATCCACCCAAAAAGTTTTACACAACTTATAGCCAGTTATATCAACTAGCCTTAAGGTAACGACATATATAATCACGTAAAGAGGAACCATAAGTGCGCGAGTTGAAATATGGGTACGATGGATAGAAGAAAATTTGTGAGTTATGACACAACAATGTAAACTGTGTATTGGTGAAGAAAACATCGCCTCCTACTTTACGTTGACGCTCTACAGAGGATTCCATTTCTATCACCAAGCCTTGGTTTGGGTTCGCCACAAAGGCTTCAATCGAGCAGACTCCCTCTAGCTCCACAAACACACGAAAGACTTAGAGATAGTCCAAATCGATTTTTAGGGTCGGTTTTCAAGACCCTTACTATGCCATCAATTGTAGATATTACATATTTTTGGAAATGGTTTTAAAACCATCCCAAAAATCAGTTTTTATGGGTGGTTTTGTTAAGTCAACGCCTCTAAAATGATTTATAGGGATCAACCCACCTCAAAAccatccctacaaatcgatttcagGGATAGTGGTTCTGTTAAGTCAACCACCCCTAAAGATCTCCAGGGTGAACCACCTCTAAAATTGTTTTTTTCAGATTTGAAGatcttaaaaaaaaagaaaatattttcATGTGCCAGAAGGGCTATGCTACAACTTAATTTTTAAAGTCGACATGTGACCTATTGCCTTGCACGCACCGCCTCCTATTACCAAACCACACAATCACTTGTGACCAAGCATATCATGCTACCACTTTGTATTAACATGTATGAACCTTGTATAGAATATTTCAGCTTCTAAACAATCTTACTTAAATGGAAAAAATTTCAGCTACAAAGTTTAGATTCGGCTGTAGCGGCTCTCATGTTCCCCACTTTATGAGCATTCTTTTGGTACCTTGGTTGTGTAACTATCTCTACACCAATGTGTCCGAGTAGGATCGCACGCAATGCCTTCTCCCAAATTCAATGCCAACCCTTAGAGGCCATGGGAGAAGGAGCCATGGTGGGCACTCGATCAGCTTACTCAACTATATGACTACGAAAATCTCTGGTACAGTTTCCTTGGGAAAATCTCACCAGGGGCGCCTTTTAAAGGCCACCAGTTGAGGTGTTAGGTGGATCCAATGGTGGATGAACCACTTGCTCCGATATCTCGGCTGAAATAATAACCGCGGAGAAGGCTATTCCAATTTTCTAGGACTCCACGTTCTTATATTAAACATGTCAACCTTTAATGGattattattaatttatttttctaaTAGCAAAAGTGGTAATAATTTAGATATAAAATTAGAGGGTCACTTTATGTTTTTTATGGTGGTAGAGGAGTTAGGGAATATAATAGATCCATGTCGTGTCGAAAGTGATTATAGCCAACCAAATTGATGTTCAGATATTTCTAGTTTTATGAGAACTTCATGGATTATCCTTTCATCTAGTAAATTTTGTGAGGATTGTAACAATAGTAAGATGATAATTACGGTGTATCAAATACTCCATATGTTTCAAATTGTAGGTTGTTGTGGCTTTTCTAGGTATACGTATAGATTTTGCTACGCACCTTGATACACGCTATGTAAAAATATATCTCTAGAAAATCCAAAAttaacttacaatttggaacaggAGTAGATGGCAAGATGTTCTCATTTTATGACAATTTTCAAGATTTATCTTTCTTTTAATGTGTCACATGATTGTTAACGTGGAGACTTCTTTAGAGATGGTTAAACAGTACTATATCcatttctaaattataagactgaTTTGGATGCACATATGTCAATTCACATGTATCTGAGTTGATCGTATGGAACTTGTTTAACTTCTATAGCTTAAGACATACAAAACTTCTATAGCTTTagcatttctgttttttttttacctttttaAATACGCAGTTTTTGCTATATACCAAGTAAAGACTGTGTCTATAAAAGCTATAAATCACACCCAATTTCATTCGGAGGCGACACATGAGCTCAAAAATTACGTGGCAGAAGAAAATTCAGCGATTGGGCCCTCTTTTTGATAGAAAAAAACGATTGGGTAGATGGGCCTACCGGGCTGTATCCGTAGGAAGGAGGGAAACCTTCGTTTTGTAGCCCATTTTCCTCGTGCTCCCGTGACGGACTCGTGGAGTCGGACGGCCGACGCTCGCCGCCGACAACCAGGACGTCCGGACCCGGAGCGACCGAGCGAGAGAGGAGAATCGGGAAGAAGACAAGATAAGATAGAGCGGACACGTCACGCAAAGCGCCTTCCGGAATAGCAGCGGGCCCACCCGGCCAtcaccctctcctctctctcttccgCAGATTCCCGTTCCCCTGCTGCGGCCCTGTCCTTCTCTCGGgaacctctctctcctccatttaTATTCCTTGAGCCGTCTGCCCCCACGGAATCAAGAAACCaagccagccagccggatcctcATCGTGCATAGCCATAGCAGTGTgtgcgagagggagagagggtgAAGGAGGGGGGTGACCCGGGCGAGAAGAGAAGAGGATAATGTTGGAGGGGAAGGCGCGGGTGGAGGACACGGACATGCCGGCGCGGATGCAGGCAGCGGCGACCACGGCGGCCTCCCGCGCGCTCGACCTCTTCGACGTCGCCGACTGCCGCGGCATCGCCGGCCACATCAAGACGGCACGCCCTCTCTGGCTCTCTGGCCGTTCTCGTGTCACATTTGATTTGATGGATGGCAGGATGGGATTCTCATGATTGATTCATGAATGATTGAAGATTTTTACGGTGCTTGCACTTGCAGGAGTTCGACAAGCGGTACGGCGTGGGGTGGCAGTGCGTGGTGGGCGCCAACTTCGGGTGCTTCTTCACCCACACCAGCGGCACCTTCATCTACTTCTCCCTCGAgcgcctctccttcctcctcttcaaggctgccgccgccgcctcctaatcaatcaatcaatctccGAATCCTGCTGGCCTGCACTTTCGCCGCCATGAACATGGACCCGTCCGTCGTCTACGTTCATCAGAACAGAAATTGAACCCTGCACTTTCGACTAGCTAGTATCATTTGTAATGCCTGTAGTACGTCCAAATCTCAAAACTGTAATACGTCCAGTCCAGCAGCCTGTGTAAATACATCGCACCACGCTCGTTCGCTCCTCAAATCATTTGCCTCCATTTGCATCATCGACTCTACCGGCAGTTTTGCAAGTGCCGTGCCTGATTTGGTATTTAGCGCAAGAAATATCTTTGGATATTGTAGCTGCCTGACAGCACTTTATTTTGTCGGTCAGTGCGTTCAGTATATGCAGTGATGTGTGTGTGGACGATTACGAGGTCTGACTCTGTGCCGATCGCGTAATAGTATTATCCTGTGCTCTTTTCCTAGGAGTATTGCTAAAGCGAGAGATGGGACCCCATAAGACGGGGTCTTTGttttcccttcttctccccgaggGAGCGAGGCGAAAACCCtgtgcgtcgtcgtcgtcgtcgttgtcgcgACC is from Miscanthus floridulus cultivar M001 chromosome 7, ASM1932011v1, whole genome shotgun sequence and encodes:
- the LOC136463228 gene encoding uncharacterized protein; amino-acid sequence: MLEGKARVEDTDMPARMQAAATTAASRALDLFDVADCRGIAGHIKTEFDKRYGVGWQCVVGANFGCFFTHTSGTFIYFSLERLSFLLFKAAAAAS